A region of the Methanobrevibacter sp. genome:
CTATAGATGATTTGGATAAGATTATGAAATCCTTAAACGAAACCTGTCAGGAAGTTGATGTGGCCGTAATTACTGGTGACACTAAAGTGATGCCTCAAGACAAGCTTGAAGGTATTGTTATGGTAACCACTGGTGTCGGGATTGCCAAAAAAGGAGAAGTAATTCGCGATTCAACTTTAAAAGTGGGCGATAAGATTATTGTCACCGGCAGTTTGGGTGACCATGGTATGAGCTTGATGTCATTTAGGGAAGGTTTCGGTTTTGACACTGATTTGAAATCTGATGTGGCTCCTATGTGGAATATTATCAAGAAAGCTTTAGATGTTGGGGGAGTTACTGCTATGAAAGATCCTACTCGTGGTGGTTTTGCAAATGCCATCAATGAAATGGCTTCAAAAGCAGGTGTTGGAGTTGTTTTAGAGCAAACTGCAATTCCTATTAGGGAAGAGGTTCATGCAGTATCTGAAATGTTAGGTATTGACCCATTTGAAGTAGCTAACGAAGGAAAGGTTGTGATGGGAGTTAAGGCCGATAAGGCTGAAGAAGTCCTCGATGCAATTAAAAGCGAAAAATATGGTGAAAATGCAGCAATAATTGGAGAAGTAGTAGAAGGAGACTATGTTGTTGTAAACACTCCTATTGGTGGTGAAAGAATTCTTGAAGCCCCTATTGCAGATCCAGTTCCTAGAGTTTGTTAGGTGATAGAATGGTAAGTTTTTTCTCAAGAAGAATTATTGCTTATATCTTAGATTTCTTTGTTGTCTCCGCAGTGATGTGGATTTTAGCATTTTTATTATCTTTAGTATTCAGTCCTTTGGATATTAATTACGTTTATGGGGCATTCCCATATATAGCTCCGATTTTAGGATTCGTTTACTTCGTATTCCTTGAAAAAACTAAAGGCGCAACCATTGGTAAGGCAATAATGTATTTGGAAGTTAGGTCTAGAAATGGGGCTCATATTAATTGGCCACAGGCAATTGTTCGAAATTTAACCAAAATCTATTGGATACCTATCTTATTTGATTGGCTTATTGGCAGGTTTATGAATACAGATAGATTATTTGGAAAGATAACAAAAACTGTAGTTGTTAATATGGCTTAAATGGCTATTTTTTTTGATTAATATGATTAAAAAAGTTCAAGTCCTTTGGTATCTAAATAAGGAAGATTTGGAAAATTATTGCATTGACTTTAAGGAATATAAGTCTCATAAGCTTGATGGCTATGAGATTTGTGATGTTGATGAGGACTTGATTTTTGATTTGTGTGATAGGGATCCGGATAGATTGGAGCCTCTAGGTTTTTTTAAAAATAAAAAAGAAATTGAAAACTATTTGTCTGATACTATCACAAATAACGAGTTTGACTTGGAGATTGGGTCTCCCGAACTTGAAGACAAGATAAAAAAAGCACAAGCCAATATCGAGTTTTCAGGTGAAGACTACTATATCTCCATTGATGATGGTGCAAAAATTGCCAGCTGGTTTGATTCATTAAGGAGAGAATACAATAGTTCATCTGAAGACAATATGTGGGTTTTGGCCGTTACAGGTTACGACCCTTATGATTTGTCTTTGACCGGCAGGACCTTGTCATTTGTTTTAGCGGATATCTTGAACCTAAACGAATCGTCACTTGATAATATGATTCCAAATAAAGGGCATATCACTGTTGATGAATGGAATGAAATTTTGGATAAGGTGTATAAGAAAAACAAGATTTATTTAGGTTTAAATAGGGTTGTTTAATGTATTCAACGAACCCTATAATCACCATAGTATTAAATAGATCCTTTATATGCTCTGTATATGTAGTAAAAGTCTATAAATAAGATTGCAATCCATATAAAAACGAGTATGTTATTATGGTGTATTAATGAACGATACATGAGCAATAATGTAACTCCTAAACCCGCTATTCCATAAAGTAATTTTCCTTTGTTTGGAGGGGTTTTATATTGCGCCTGAGGCAGGTTTTGGAAATCTGCAGCAGTGTTAACGGCTATGAATTCTTTAGCAGCTTCACAATTTGATGTTATAACAATATATCTGTTCAACTGTGTGTAGATAAGTGTGTATGATGTCACATTGCCTGTTTTTTCCTGCATGTATACTTCAACACCGTTTATGGTAGTTTTACTCATTCCATTGCGTTCACCATTTCTTCTAACGAATTCGTCATCAACGAAGGCATTCTCATATGTGGCAACGTCAATGGTTACGACTTCATCTTTTCTCTGGTATATGTGTTTATATACGTTTGCGCCACTGGACTTTCTGTATTGGTTATCCTCCTTTGAAGTTTGGAAAAACCCATTTGGCAGATTGAATCTTACTCCTCCGACAGTGGTGGAGTTATAGCTTTGAGAGTTGGTTGGAGGTGCTGTCATGACTTTTGCAGTTGCAGTGACCTCGCTTCCGCATGTTCCGCAGAATTTTGTACCTTCTGGTAAGTCTGCTCCACATTTTGGACATTTGTTGTCTGATTTGGATGATTCTTGGGTTTTTGGAATGTTTGAAACATCGCTTCCGCATGTTCCGCAGAATTTTGAGTCTTCCAGTATGTCTGCTCCGCATTTTGGACATTTTAAGTTTGTTTGTTCTGCCGGCATTTTATTCACCTTATTTTATGGTCGTATTTAAATTTTGTTTTATATTGTATTATATTTTTTTGTAGTGTTCACAGTAGCGTTTGTACCTGCAGGAGTTGCATTTGTTCGGATTTTTTGTTGGAATAAACGGTTTTGATCCATCAAACAAGCCGTGCATTCTATTGATTGTGAATTTGATTTCCTTTTCAATTTCTGGAGTGAATACCTCAATCCAGAATAGGTTGCTTGTTCCGCGCTCCCTTAGTGCCGATTTGATTTTTCTTTTATCATTTGTCATGCTTTTGAATGCAAGACTGTAGGCTCTCACCTGGTTCATTGTGGATTGGTATGGTGTACGTCCAGGCTTGTCATCGATTATGACAATCTCATCGGGTTTCATCCAGATTTCATCGATATATCCTCTGATTCCGAACTCTGGAGCAACCACAAAGCATTCTCTTGACATGGATGCGGTCTCTTTAGACGCTTCAACGGCATCTTCAAAGGTTGAAGGTGTCGAATCCTTTTTGAAAATGTCTTCAAGCTGGTTGTGGATTTCACTGCCGTGTGTCATTTCGGGAGTTGGTGCAGTTTCTATGCCCTTCATGTATTCAAGATATAGCTGGTATTCGCAATATCCTTGCTGGTTGAGCCAACTAATGGGGAAATTATTTTTGCCGTCTATTATTTGAAGGCCTTTGATGGAAGGGTGTTGTTTAATTTCATGTTCTGTTTCATATCCGGTAATGTTTTTTTGTTGCATGATTTTAATCTGTAATTTATAATACTTAACATATGCTCTAGGAAGCCTTTTATATATTGATTTCGATAAACTAGATTCATGCACTATTCTACCGCAAAAAGCATCTTGTCCAAAAATAATGGGATGAATCTCTATAGGGGTTGCAGCCATGGCTGCATCTACTGTGATTCCAGAAGCAAAATCTATGGAATGGATCATGAATTTGAAGATATTGAGGTTAAAGAGAACTCTTTGGAGCTTTTAAAAAAGGAACTCAAAAAGAGAACCCCTTCCATGATTGGAACCGGTGCAATGACAGACCCATATGTTCCATTGGAAAAAAATTTGAAATATGTAAGAAACGCTTTGAAGCTAATTAATGATTACGGTTTCGGATTCACTTGCATTACAAAATCCGACTTGGTTTTAAGGGATTTGGATTTGCTTAAAAAAATCAATGAAAAAACGAAAGCTGTCGTGCAGATGACACTGACAACTGCAGATGATGATTTGTGCGGCATTTTGGAGCCGAACGTTTGCCCCACTTCAAGGCGTGTGGAAGTGCTTGAAAGGCTAAATCAAGAGGGGATTCCCACTGTCGTGTGGCTGTGTCCAATTTTGCCCTACATTAATGACAGTGAAGACAACATTAATTCCATTCTGGATTATTGCATCGAATCTGAGGTTAAGGGCATAATATGTTATGGAATGGGCTTGACTCTCAGAGAGGGCAATCGTGAGTATTATTATGAAAATTTAGATAAGCATTTCCCTGGCTTAAAAGAGAAATACATTAGGGAATATGGGAATAGCTATTCAATCCCATCCTCTCGGGATAAAAAATTGATGGATATCTTTAAAAGGAGAACTTCCCAAAACAGCATCATGAATAACCCTAATGAGATTTTTAAGTATCTGCATGAATTTCCGCAGAAAACCTATCAGACTAAATTGATTTAAATATCTGTTTTTTTATATATTAATATGATGAATTTTGAGGATTTTGATATTTCAGATGACATTCTAAAAGCTATTGGTGAGATGGGGTTTAAAAAATCGACTCCAATTCAAAATAAGGCGATTCCAATAGCACTGAAAAATATGGACATTACGGCTCAGGCTCACACTGGAAGCGGAAAGACTTTTGCTTTTTCGATTCCCGTTCTTGAAAAGATTTTCATTCCTGACAAATCTCCTCAAGCTATCGTTTTATGCCCGACACGGGAATTATGCATGCAGGTTGCCGGTGAAATTGATAAGCTGGCCAAATATGTTAAGAAACTTAAGGTTTTAGCTGTTTATGGCGGTCAACCGATTGGAAAACAAACCAGGGTATTGAAAAAGGGAGTTCATATAGTTGTCGGAACTCCTGGCCGTGTAATTGACCATATCCAAAGGGGCAATCTGGATTTGATTGGGATAGAGACTGTTGTTTTGGATGAAGCTGATGAAATGCTTGACATGGGTTTTAGGGAGGATATTGAACAGATTTTAAATGCTTCTCCTCGCCAGAGGCAAACACTACTTTTCTCAGCGACAATTCCTCAGGAAATAAGGAAAATAGCTAAAAATTATCAAAACAATCCAAAATTTATAAAAATTGAAAACAAAAAGAAAAACATTCCTAAAATCAAGCAATACTCTTTTAAAACTAACCATGAGCATAAGTTTGATGATTTATGCAAGCTATTTGATATTTATGGCATAAAATCAGCATTGATATTCTGCAATACCAAAAAAGGTGTTGATTTTGTTTTTAAAAATTTAAAAAAGAATGGTTATTCCTGTCAGGCCTTGCACGGTGACATGACCCAAAAGACAAGGGATAAGGTAATGAATAAATTCAGAAACGGTAATGTTGACTTTTTGGTTGCAACGGATGTTGCCGCCCGTGGTTTGGATATCCTGAATCTGGATTTTATAATTAATTATGATGTTGCCCAAAATCATGATGCATATATTCACAGAATTGGAAGAACCGCTAGAGCAGGTGGTTCCGGATATGCATTGACTTTGGTTACTCTTCAGGATATCCCTGCTTTTGATAACATTAAAAGGCAGAACAAGACGGGCATTGAAGAGAAAAGGATCCCGACAGATGAGGAAATCGAAGATATCAAAAATAATCTGGTTATGGATGAGGTTAAAAATTCGGTTAGGAATGGTGATTTGGAAAAATATATTAAAATAATAAAAAAGAATTCATCTTCAGATTTAAGCAGTGAAGAAATAGCTGCCGCATTATTAAAGAGAGTGAGGGAAAATTAGTTATTTCCCGCCATCAATAATGTTGTATTTGATTTTTTCGTTTTCAAGTTCGCGTGTGAATGCCTTGCTCATA
Encoded here:
- the hypE gene encoding hydrogenase expression/formation protein HypE; protein product: MSDDKISMNHGAGGEVMANLIASTVLDNITKKSVNGGISLDALDDGASIPIDDWEIVVTTDGHTIDPLFFPGGDIGRISAAGTINDVSVMGARPLAISNAIIMQEGFPIDDLDKIMKSLNETCQEVDVAVITGDTKVMPQDKLEGIVMVTTGVGIAKKGEVIRDSTLKVGDKIIVTGSLGDHGMSLMSFREGFGFDTDLKSDVAPMWNIIKKALDVGGVTAMKDPTRGGFANAINEMASKAGVGVVLEQTAIPIREEVHAVSEMLGIDPFEVANEGKVVMGVKADKAEEVLDAIKSEKYGENAAIIGEVVEGDYVVVNTPIGGERILEAPIADPVPRVC
- a CDS encoding zinc ribbon domain-containing protein, whose translation is MPAEQTNLKCPKCGADILEDSKFCGTCGSDVSNIPKTQESSKSDNKCPKCGADLPEGTKFCGTCGSEVTATAKVMTAPPTNSQSYNSTTVGGVRFNLPNGFFQTSKEDNQYRKSSGANVYKHIYQRKDEVVTIDVATYENAFVDDEFVRRNGERNGMSKTTINGVEVYMQEKTGNVTSYTLIYTQLNRYIVITSNCEAAKEFIAVNTAADFQNLPQAQYKTPPNKGKLLYGIAGLGVTLLLMYRSLIHHNNILVFIWIAILFIDFYYIYRAYKGSI
- a CDS encoding RDD family protein → MVSFFSRRIIAYILDFFVVSAVMWILAFLLSLVFSPLDINYVYGAFPYIAPILGFVYFVFLEKTKGATIGKAIMYLEVRSRNGAHINWPQAIVRNLTKIYWIPILFDWLIGRFMNTDRLFGKITKTVVVNMA
- the cas4 gene encoding CRISPR-associated protein Cas4: MQQKNITGYETEHEIKQHPSIKGLQIIDGKNNFPISWLNQQGYCEYQLYLEYMKGIETAPTPEMTHGSEIHNQLEDIFKKDSTPSTFEDAVEASKETASMSRECFVVAPEFGIRGYIDEIWMKPDEIVIIDDKPGRTPYQSTMNQVRAYSLAFKSMTNDKRKIKSALRERGTSNLFWIEVFTPEIEKEIKFTINRMHGLFDGSKPFIPTKNPNKCNSCRYKRYCEHYKKI
- a CDS encoding radical SAM protein, yielding MHYSTAKSILSKNNGMNLYRGCSHGCIYCDSRSKIYGMDHEFEDIEVKENSLELLKKELKKRTPSMIGTGAMTDPYVPLEKNLKYVRNALKLINDYGFGFTCITKSDLVLRDLDLLKKINEKTKAVVQMTLTTADDDLCGILEPNVCPTSRRVEVLERLNQEGIPTVVWLCPILPYINDSEDNINSILDYCIESEVKGIICYGMGLTLREGNREYYYENLDKHFPGLKEKYIREYGNSYSIPSSRDKKLMDIFKRRTSQNSIMNNPNEIFKYLHEFPQKTYQTKLI
- a CDS encoding DEAD/DEAH box helicase, with product MMNFEDFDISDDILKAIGEMGFKKSTPIQNKAIPIALKNMDITAQAHTGSGKTFAFSIPVLEKIFIPDKSPQAIVLCPTRELCMQVAGEIDKLAKYVKKLKVLAVYGGQPIGKQTRVLKKGVHIVVGTPGRVIDHIQRGNLDLIGIETVVLDEADEMLDMGFREDIEQILNASPRQRQTLLFSATIPQEIRKIAKNYQNNPKFIKIENKKKNIPKIKQYSFKTNHEHKFDDLCKLFDIYGIKSALIFCNTKKGVDFVFKNLKKNGYSCQALHGDMTQKTRDKVMNKFRNGNVDFLVATDVAARGLDILNLDFIINYDVAQNHDAYIHRIGRTARAGGSGYALTLVTLQDIPAFDNIKRQNKTGIEEKRIPTDEEIEDIKNNLVMDEVKNSVRNGDLEKYIKIIKKNSSSDLSSEEIAAALLKRVREN